A window from Phaeocystidibacter marisrubri encodes these proteins:
- a CDS encoding DUF1761 domain-containing protein yields MESINWFAILLATLSSFVLGFIWYNPKVFGTAWAKAAGIDMEDPEARKGMGKIFGMAFLFAFIMATFASYFLYNHMGSLEEVLRVSGLYLGFGIIAMNTGVTGMYERKSLVYILINGGYQIVSLMIFGLIFYAMS; encoded by the coding sequence ATGGAAAGTATTAACTGGTTTGCCATTCTACTCGCCACACTCTCATCCTTTGTACTTGGATTTATTTGGTACAACCCGAAAGTTTTTGGTACGGCTTGGGCTAAAGCCGCAGGGATTGATATGGAAGATCCTGAAGCGCGAAAGGGAATGGGTAAAATCTTCGGAATGGCCTTCCTATTCGCCTTCATTATGGCCACCTTCGCCTCCTACTTCCTCTACAACCATATGGGTTCTCTGGAAGAGGTACTGCGCGTTTCCGGACTCTATCTCGGGTTTGGAATTATAGCGATGAATACCGGTGTAACGGGCATGTATGAAAGAAAATCACTCGTGTACATCCTCATCAACGGAGGTTACCAAATCGTCAGTTTAATGATCTTTGGACTGATCTTCTATGCCATGTCTTAA
- a CDS encoding YjjG family noncanonical pyrimidine nucleotidase, whose translation MRNITHLFFDLDHTLWDFKTNSRETLSDLFHEMRLNEHGVQRVEEFIETYELVNDEKWAMYRSGEIDKETLRTTRFLDSLRRFDVEHPELSHRMEAEYIKRSPHKTHLFPSTLDVLEHLGKSYEMHIITNGFSEVQDIKLEKSGLKPFFKSVITSEEVGVNKPDPKIFLHALKSAGAERKYSVMIGDNLDADIRGARRVGMHQVFFNPDGMQHSDKVSAEIRQLSELLELL comes from the coding sequence ATGCGAAATATCACTCACCTCTTTTTCGATCTAGACCACACCCTGTGGGATTTTAAGACCAACAGCAGAGAGACTCTTTCGGATTTATTCCACGAAATGCGTTTGAATGAGCACGGTGTGCAACGTGTGGAGGAATTCATCGAAACCTACGAGCTGGTGAATGACGAAAAGTGGGCAATGTATCGTTCAGGTGAGATTGATAAGGAAACTCTGAGAACTACTCGATTCTTAGACTCCCTTCGTCGGTTTGATGTGGAACACCCCGAGTTGTCCCATCGAATGGAAGCAGAATACATCAAGCGTTCTCCGCATAAAACCCATTTGTTTCCAAGTACTCTGGATGTGCTAGAACACCTTGGGAAGTCCTATGAAATGCACATCATCACCAATGGCTTTAGTGAAGTTCAAGATATCAAGCTCGAAAAATCTGGACTTAAACCTTTCTTTAAAAGTGTCATCACATCGGAGGAAGTTGGAGTAAATAAGCCCGATCCTAAGATCTTTCTTCATGCGCTTAAGTCCGCAGGGGCAGAGCGAAAGTATTCTGTGATGATTGGAGATAATCTGGACGCTGATATTCGCGGGGCGCGGAGAGTGGGAATGCATCAAGTGTTCTTTAACCCAGATGGAATGCAGCACTCAGACAAGGTGTCAGCAGAGATTCGCCAACTTTCTGAACTGCTTGAGTTGCTCTAG
- a CDS encoding ATP-binding domain-containing protein, with the protein MGHKAQGGQWKHVFIEHPWLPEGEVDLEYLRWLYTAFTRSSEQVYLIGFPDDFFLHPPQ; encoded by the coding sequence ATCGGTCACAAAGCCCAAGGCGGTCAATGGAAACACGTATTCATTGAACACCCGTGGTTGCCAGAAGGAGAGGTGGATCTCGAATACCTCAGGTGGCTCTACACGGCCTTTACACGCTCAAGCGAGCAGGTGTATTTGATTGGATTTCCCGACGATTTCTTCCTGCATCCTCCGCAGTAA
- a CDS encoding outer membrane protein assembly factor BamB family protein gives MSSINPVMYKDVVVFSSDRVVNTVRSPVVFLDTATGEIRDYWTDFSDGPFTYLDESMAHEGQYLFLSGQRSVDCINMETHQTQWHGPAGDNSPLIYVSDGFLYRGFEYDGMNPTNNSAAIMRTPVDSRDWDTVYAFTRTDRYKPGFDSMGFGTLTNGDEVVVWKNRSITGSSDRTDIFAYNLTADTLLWRNMDFVEGSGVIPLKVERGVVYGLLRNHAVALDLATGNTIWSQDFNSVKASFPLQFYEGDFYINGNTMLIKGPAHEIMGLSIEDGSISWLRKDLDFGIEDRFTYFEGKLFFTTTELAVIDVHTGERVLESSRVEHLGNLEGRVTIDPIRRVMYMNNGLEALCVKIPDDI, from the coding sequence ATGTCTTCTATAAATCCGGTGATGTATAAAGATGTTGTAGTATTCAGTTCTGATCGTGTAGTGAATACTGTGCGTTCCCCAGTGGTTTTTTTAGATACTGCCACTGGAGAGATTCGTGATTATTGGACGGACTTTTCAGATGGACCATTTACCTATCTCGATGAATCCATGGCACACGAGGGGCAATATTTATTCTTGAGTGGTCAACGATCCGTGGATTGCATTAATATGGAGACCCATCAAACTCAATGGCATGGACCTGCGGGTGATAATTCGCCATTGATTTATGTGAGCGATGGTTTTTTGTACAGAGGTTTTGAATATGATGGAATGAATCCTACGAATAACAGCGCAGCGATTATGCGTACTCCGGTAGATTCTCGAGACTGGGATACGGTGTATGCTTTTACGCGCACGGATAGATACAAACCAGGCTTTGATTCTATGGGTTTTGGCACATTGACCAATGGTGATGAAGTGGTAGTTTGGAAGAATCGAAGTATTACGGGAAGCTCAGATCGAACAGATATATTCGCTTACAACTTGACGGCAGATACACTTCTGTGGCGAAATATGGATTTTGTTGAAGGGTCAGGAGTGATTCCATTGAAAGTAGAGAGAGGAGTAGTTTATGGCCTCCTTCGCAATCACGCTGTGGCACTTGATTTGGCCACAGGAAACACAATTTGGTCTCAAGACTTCAATTCAGTAAAGGCATCATTCCCGTTACAATTTTATGAAGGAGATTTCTATATCAATGGTAATACTATGTTGATAAAAGGACCGGCTCATGAAATAATGGGATTAAGCATTGAAGATGGATCAATTTCTTGGCTCAGGAAAGATTTAGATTTTGGCATCGAAGATCGGTTCACATATTTTGAGGGCAAGCTATTTTTTACTACCACAGAATTAGCTGTAATAGATGTTCATACTGGTGAGCGAGTTCTGGAATCAAGTCGAGTTGAACACTTAGGCAATCTTGAAGGCAGAGTCACTATAGATCCCATCCGTCGAGTTATGTATATGAACAATGGACTGGAGGCTTTATGTGTGAAAATTCCGGATGATATTTAG
- a CDS encoding alpha/beta hydrolase family protein codes for MKYTVSILSFFLTFTLQAQFTVIQDSSLSFEDPLNENTQPITFSTPPDTTIPKLVFWVHGLAGDVQSWNRVQASTENQTGNPIQGYPERITEGLAVDYSGRENLRIFQLGSFVNNNIMEQWRVAVARRDTLPVSKNFAIAHSQGGIVLRAIRYNNLHYSSINPSQFGAFATFDSPHGGAYIINSTRPSNGDVQKWIEEGCRKLTAAKLTEIRHSKWYLNFLLTSDVVQKFAKGACSGFEGLVLPIIVDAIRKPVGQDYAVGAPSLSILNTDAQSDTMKVVTIAGVEEEPVFWRVLHTMTYTSDTSLSGSMLFNDPFSLNEDDEMTVFINSLILNYKFKRAYYQYLYDDYWNMVARGVIPIWQSRYGLQDDANTFKHAYQFLGSANLRWKRFIGARRDTILFNNTYTCRCSSRPPYVVNDPAQCGTILGTGCMATPNFNQIVVEEPNDGVVTLASQLDYPGALAERMEKTNHMQARNCDETKAKLNLLFNGRRGKEFRLYRR; via the coding sequence ATGAAATACACAGTATCTATACTCTCATTCTTCCTCACTTTTACTCTACAGGCACAGTTCACAGTGATTCAAGACAGTTCTCTTTCATTTGAAGACCCCTTAAATGAAAATACTCAGCCTATTACCTTTTCTACCCCACCGGATACAACAATTCCAAAATTGGTTTTTTGGGTTCACGGATTGGCTGGTGATGTTCAATCTTGGAATAGGGTTCAAGCTTCAACTGAAAATCAAACTGGAAACCCAATACAAGGCTATCCTGAGCGAATTACTGAGGGACTGGCTGTTGACTATTCGGGAAGGGAGAACTTGAGGATATTTCAGCTTGGCAGTTTTGTGAACAATAACATCATGGAACAATGGCGGGTGGCAGTAGCTCGGCGCGACACCCTTCCAGTAAGTAAAAACTTTGCAATAGCACATAGTCAGGGTGGAATCGTATTGAGAGCCATTCGGTATAACAATTTGCACTACTCCTCAATCAATCCTTCGCAGTTTGGTGCTTTTGCCACTTTTGACTCACCACATGGCGGTGCTTATATCATAAATTCCACTCGTCCGAGTAACGGAGATGTCCAAAAGTGGATAGAAGAAGGATGTCGGAAGTTGACTGCCGCTAAGCTAACCGAGATAAGACACTCGAAGTGGTATTTGAATTTTCTTTTGACCTCCGACGTGGTTCAGAAGTTTGCAAAAGGCGCATGTTCAGGGTTCGAAGGCTTAGTATTACCCATAATTGTTGATGCCATTCGCAAACCTGTAGGTCAAGATTATGCGGTTGGAGCACCGAGCTTGTCAATATTGAATACGGACGCTCAATCGGATACCATGAAAGTTGTGACCATTGCAGGTGTGGAGGAAGAACCTGTCTTTTGGCGAGTCCTTCACACAATGACCTATACTAGCGACACTTCGCTTTCAGGATCGATGTTGTTCAATGATCCGTTTTCATTAAATGAAGATGATGAAATGACGGTTTTCATTAACTCGCTGATTTTGAATTACAAGTTTAAGAGAGCTTACTACCAATATCTGTATGACGATTATTGGAATATGGTTGCTAGAGGAGTGATTCCAATTTGGCAAAGTAGATATGGATTACAAGATGATGCCAATACGTTTAAACACGCTTATCAATTTTTAGGCAGCGCTAATTTGAGATGGAAACGCTTCATTGGGGCGAGGCGAGATACGATTCTATTTAATAACACCTACACATGTCGCTGCTCAAGTCGTCCACCTTATGTAGTTAATGATCCAGCGCAATGTGGTACTATTCTGGGGACAGGTTGTATGGCTACTCCAAATTTTAACCAGATTGTTGTTGAGGAACCCAACGATGGGGTGGTGACATTGGCCTCTCAACTGGATTATCCAGGGGCTCTAGCTGAACGAATGGAAAAAACTAACCATATGCAGGCTAGGAATTGCGATGAGACAAAAGCTAAACTAAATCTGTTGTTCAATGGGAGGAGAGGTAAGGAATTCAGATTGTATAGAAGATGA